From the genome of Paraburkholderia largidicola:
GGTTCTCCTTTACGAATTCATTATGTCCCTCAGCGCGCGTGGCACACCAGTGCTGCCGCATGCAGCCGATGTTTTGGCGCGTTCTTTGTTGCTTTAACGGCACACGCTCCCAGGGATTGAAGCGCCTTGTTTAAAATTTCACGATTGTCTGTATTGCAGTACGTCTAAAGACTGTCCCGCGGCTGCTTGCTATACTGCGCGCTCACTTTTTCAAGTAGCGATGACACGTTCGACACGCTGGATCAGTCTCGTATGGCTGGCGCTGGTACTCAATGTACTGTCGCCTGTCATCGGCTATGCGCGTGCTCCGGGCGCTCAAGGCCCGCTGTCCGTCGAGCTCTGTCACGCAGGCAGTGCGCAGAACGTCGTCATCGACCTCGATGGTTCGCACGACGACACGTCGAAGACGCACCTCGTCGTTCCCCACTGTGTCTACTGCCCGGGCTTTGCCGCCAACTTCGCGCTTGGCGGCAGCGTTCCGTTCGTTGCGCCTTCTGTCCGCACGCTTGCTTACGCGCAAGCCATCGAGCCGGAGGCCGTCTTTGTGCGCCGCAGCGTACGCGTCGCACAGCCTCGCGCACCACCTGTCCCGTCGATCTGAAGCCAGCTGTCTCAGCCAGTCCGCTTGCCCGCGTCTGACGTCGTCATGACGTAGCGGGCGGCGGGCCGCCATGCGCGCCTCGTTGTCCCGAGTGCTCTGTTCGCCCGCGTTCTTCTCGCGGCGCAGTGCTTCGACATCCGGCTCGGCATGGCGCCTTCGATCACGTCCACAGGATTCATATGCGCATCGTTTCCGCTGCGCTGTCCGCACGCACGCCCCTTTCGTTTGCGTGCGCGGCAGTGTTCGCCGTCCAACCCGCATGGGCCGACGATAGTACGACCGATCGTGCCGTCATCGACCGCTCCGCGTCCGATACTTCGGTCTCCCATCCTTCTGTAACGAACAACTCCGCGAATTCGTTGACGGAACCCGGCACGACATTGCAGGCCGTCAGCGTGACAGCCGCGCGCGCCGCGCCGGCATTCGCTCCCGATACGCCCGGCGTCGTCGAGACCGTCACGCGCGAGCAGATCGACGCACGCAACATCGTCAACACGGAAGACGCGCTCAAGTACGCGCCGAACGTGATGGTGCGCAAGCGCTTCACGGGCGACCGCAACTCGGTGTTCGCCGGCCGTGACTTCAACGAACTGCAGAGCGCGCGCGGCCTCGTCTATGCCGACGGGCTGCTGCTGTCGAACCTGCTGGGCTCGAGCTACGCGTATCCGCCGCGCTGGTCGCTGATCGCGCCCGACGACATCGCGCAGGTCGAAGTGCTGTATGGCCCGTTCTCGGCGCTGTATCCGGGCAACTCGATCGGCTCGACCGTGCAGATCACGACGCGCAAGCCGGAGAAGCTCGAAGCGTCGCTGGATACGCAGCTTTTCAACCAGCATTACGACGACGCCTACGGTTTCTCGAAGAACTTCGGCGGCAATCACGAGACGGCGCATATCGCCGACCGCGTCGGCCGCTTCTGGTATTCGCTGACGCTCGACCGTCTCGAGAACAACAGTC
Proteins encoded in this window:
- a CDS encoding DUF2946 domain-containing protein → MTRSTRWISLVWLALVLNVLSPVIGYARAPGAQGPLSVELCHAGSAQNVVIDLDGSHDDTSKTHLVVPHCVYCPGFAANFALGGSVPFVAPSVRTLAYAQAIEPEAVFVRRSVRVAQPRAPPVPSI